A single window of Lutzomyia longipalpis isolate SR_M1_2022 chromosome 1, ASM2433408v1 DNA harbors:
- the LOC129785952 gene encoding transport and Golgi organization protein 11 isoform X2 encodes MARSGSPPRFNNYEDDPVYQNVNFTQDISEQMRVPKSIKATGEYFDERDILPGSANLNSWNYSEKLDMTVPDRIVVIGQEKHHGTRSAPREILLENSIMSKADTDQVRVSTPPRTISLAEHYFPTASDQLEESPQLDEEEYGNDGEAAHGGDGNRASARHPKYSSHAASELIRSHSRESTPPMSQSLMEGMTASEEVVQLRRQINKLNRRVYSIEMKSMQREQREKIIYCLGLAYFIIKAFLWLNRN; translated from the exons ATGGCTCGCTCGGGCAGTCCACCGCGTTTCAACAACTACGAGGATGATCCCGTGTACCAGAACGTCAACTTCACGCAGGATATAAGCGAACAAATGCGGGTTCCAAAGAGCATAAAAGCCACGGGCGAGTATTTCGATGAAAGGGATATTCTGCCCGGAAGTGCAAATCTCAACTCGTGGAATTACAGCGAGAAGCTAGACATGACTGTCCCGGACAGGATTGTCGTGATTGGCCAGGAGAAGCATCACG GAACGCGCTCGGCTCCGCGGGAGATTCTCCTGGAGAATTCCATCATGTCCAAGGCAGACACGGATCAGGTTAGGGTGTCCACACCACCGAGAACCATCTCCCTGGCTGAGCACTACTTCCCCACGGCATCGGATCAGCTTGAGGAGTCACCGCAGCTGGATGAAGAGGAGTACGGGAATGATGGAGAGGCGGCCCATGGTGGTGACGGAAATAGAGCATCGGCGAGACACCCCAAGTACTCCAGCCATGCTGCATCTGAACTCATTAGAAGTCACAG TCGTGAGAGCACACCTCCAATGAGTCAATCACTCATGGAGGGCATGACGGCATCTGAGGAGGTGGTGCAGCTGAGGCGCCAAATCAACAAGCTCAATCGTCGTGTGTACTCCATTGAGATGAAGAGTATGCAGCGGGAGCAGAGGGAGAAGATCATCTACTGCCTGGGTCTCGCATACTTCATCATAAAAGCTTTCCTCTGGCTCAATAGGAATTGA
- the LOC129785952 gene encoding transport and Golgi organization protein 11 isoform X1 has product MARSGSPPRFNNYEDDPVYQNVNFTQDISEQMRVPKSIKATGEYFDERDILPGSANLNSWNYSEKLDMTVPDRIVVIGQEKHHVLGAGTRSAPREILLENSIMSKADTDQVRVSTPPRTISLAEHYFPTASDQLEESPQLDEEEYGNDGEAAHGGDGNRASARHPKYSSHAASELIRSHSRESTPPMSQSLMEGMTASEEVVQLRRQINKLNRRVYSIEMKSMQREQREKIIYCLGLAYFIIKAFLWLNRN; this is encoded by the exons ATGGCTCGCTCGGGCAGTCCACCGCGTTTCAACAACTACGAGGATGATCCCGTGTACCAGAACGTCAACTTCACGCAGGATATAAGCGAACAAATGCGGGTTCCAAAGAGCATAAAAGCCACGGGCGAGTATTTCGATGAAAGGGATATTCTGCCCGGAAGTGCAAATCTCAACTCGTGGAATTACAGCGAGAAGCTAGACATGACTGTCCCGGACAGGATTGTCGTGATTGGCCAGGAGAAGCATCACG TTCTCGGTGCAGGAACGCGCTCGGCTCCGCGGGAGATTCTCCTGGAGAATTCCATCATGTCCAAGGCAGACACGGATCAGGTTAGGGTGTCCACACCACCGAGAACCATCTCCCTGGCTGAGCACTACTTCCCCACGGCATCGGATCAGCTTGAGGAGTCACCGCAGCTGGATGAAGAGGAGTACGGGAATGATGGAGAGGCGGCCCATGGTGGTGACGGAAATAGAGCATCGGCGAGACACCCCAAGTACTCCAGCCATGCTGCATCTGAACTCATTAGAAGTCACAG TCGTGAGAGCACACCTCCAATGAGTCAATCACTCATGGAGGGCATGACGGCATCTGAGGAGGTGGTGCAGCTGAGGCGCCAAATCAACAAGCTCAATCGTCGTGTGTACTCCATTGAGATGAAGAGTATGCAGCGGGAGCAGAGGGAGAAGATCATCTACTGCCTGGGTCTCGCATACTTCATCATAAAAGCTTTCCTCTGGCTCAATAGGAATTGA
- the LOC129785971 gene encoding succinate--CoA ligase [GDP-forming] subunit beta, mitochondrial, with the protein MSSFALGASSFCRQLLPGFKIVRSSGGRRNLSLLEYQSKQLLDESGVSIQKFRMLEEKRNDADQLKDFQVPEYVVKAQILAGGRGKGHFDNGFKGGVHLTRKAEEAVSLANKMLGQKLITKQTPEDGILVRKVMVAKSVDIVRETYLCILMDRAHNGPVLIASPAGGMDIEAVAEETPDKIKTLPIDITRGVTREQSLSVAEFLEFKGSLREKAAQEIEKLWQLFLKVDAVQIEINPLAETKEGEVISVDAKLNFDDHAKFRQQRIFDMEEETEGDVQEVEAAKYNLNYISMDGNIGCLVNGAGLAMATMDIIKLNGGNPANFLDVGGGVNEDQVLKAFQILLSDSKVKIIVVNVFGGIVNCSTIANGVVNACKTIDLKIPVVVRLAGTNAEEARQIVLSSGLNLIPATDLDDAAVKAVKALAAQK; encoded by the exons atgTCTTCCTTTGCCCTCGGAGCATCATCTTTCTGTCGTCAACTGCTTCCTGGATTCAAG ATCGTCCGAAGTTCAGGAGGCAGGAGGAATCTCAGTTTGCTGGAGTACCAATCAAAGCAGCTTCTCGATGAGAGTGGCGTTTCCATCCAGAAGTTTCGAATGCTCGAAGAGAAGAGGAACGATGCGGATCAGCTGAAGGATTTCCAGGTTCCCGAGTATGTGGTTAAAGCCCAGATCTTGGCTGGAGGTCGTGGGAAAGGTCACTTTGATAATGGCTTCAAGGGGGGTGTACATCTCACACGGAAAGCAGAGGAAGCAGTGTCTCTGGCCAATAAGATGCTGGGACAGAAGCTTATCACAAAACAAACTCCTGAGGATGGGATTCTCGTCCGCAAAGTAATGGTGGCCAAGAGTGTGGATATTGTGAGAGAGACTTACTTGTGTATCCTCATGGATCGCGCACACAATGGGCCTGTACTTATCGCCTCACCGGCTGGAGGGATGGACATTGAAGCTGTGGCCGAGGAGACTCCGGATAAGATCAAAACGCTGCCAATTGATATAACGCGAGGTGTTACACGGGAGCAGAGCCTCTCCGTGGCGGAATTCCTGGAATTCAAGGGTTCCCTGAGGGAGAAGGCAGCCCAGGAGATTGAGAAACTCTGGCAACTCTTCCTCAAAGTCGATGCCGTGCAGATTGAAATTAATCCACTGGCGGAAACAAAGGAAGGGGAAGTCATTTCAGTCGATGCCAAGCTCAACTTCGATGATCATGCTAAATTCCGGCAGCAGCGCATCTTTGATATGGAAGAAGAGACTGAAGGGGATGTCCAGGAGGTGGAAGCGGCCAAATACAACCTCAACTACATCTCCATGGATGGGAATATTGGGTGCTTGGTCAACGGAGCAGGACTCGCTATGGCCACAATGGATATTATTAAGCTAAACGGTGGGAATCCAGCCAATTTCCTGGACGTTGGGGGTGGCGTGAATGAAGATCAGGTGCTCAAGGCATTCCAGATTCTTCTCTCCGACTCCAAAGTCAAGATAATCGTCGTGAATGTCTTCGGTGGCATTGTAAATTGTTCCACAATCGCCAATGGTGTGGTCAATGCGTGCAAAACCATCGATCTCAAGATCCCCGTGGTGGTTCGTTTGGCTGGAACTAATGCTGAGGAAGCTCGCCAGATTGTCCTTTCGTCGGGACTCAATCTTATTCCCGCAACAGATCTGGATGATGCAGCTGTGAAAGCTGTGAAGGCCCTAGCAGCGCAAAAATAA
- the LOC129785967 gene encoding terminal uridylyltransferase Tailor-like, which yields MQNDNTHLPALGHFNMELFYFSSILEIFQENAFQIDQTTVNYLMKIVKIVNDLVKKKEIVRVYQPQAFDPEDFERFTLQRTLRCHSCNRNVPFLWSNFQEHMRVCPAAGNQEIQPIPGTSKGTTTTKNNPPQKGKEAPRELPKDLKEEEEEDGTSSDDSSSGESSEEEGNKKKQRKFDLKAKKRELKELKELIKRKKRERKTEKQLKQDFTLKKNTTMVLMMWDETINQNVAIGEKIMNLPIYKNITDDLEKNLRPEFPDVKVYIFGSRKTGLGTYTGDLDLFIDVKNYYNFPLKDKEESVRIIDKVRAVLSKPNVPWGKFVSITHARTPILKCFNREYKISCDLSFCNGLSHINTALIRYLLTLQPDCHRVACFIKAWYKSIFFSRQEANKVSSYMITLLVIFYMQTIKLLPPIYQLHNTTGKPLMIGDWQGDFAKPSLAELNIGVSNNPKKILVGFFQYYSSFDYKTYVICPLLGYPIERQLFDTPELLPDEMIRYKEFVQKLTPCPENSKELLATDTTICVQDPLELCHNVAKGVHLPLFVKFTKLCKKSGDYLMNF from the exons ATGCAGAACGATAACACGCACCTTCCAGCCCTGGGGCACTTCAATATGGAGCTCTTCTACTTCTCCAGCATCCTGGAAATCTTCCAGGAGAACGCCTTCCAGATTGACCAGACTACCGTAAACTACCTCATGAAGATCGTGAAAATCGTGAATGATCTcgtgaagaagaaggaaattgtCAGGGTGTACCAGCCTCAAGCATTTGATCCGGAGGATTTCGAGAGATTCACCCTCCAGCGGACACTCCGTTGTCATTCCTGCAATCGAAATGTGCCTTTTCTCTGGTCAAACTTCCAGGAGCACATGAGGGTGTGCCCTGCCGCTGGAAATCAAGAAATTCAACCAATACCCGGCACAAGCAAGGGCACCACAACTACAAAGAACAATCCCCCCCAGAAAGGGAAGGAAGCACCTCGCGAGCTGCCCAAAGATTTGAAAgaagaggaggaagaagaTGGCACTTCATCTGATGATTCGTCGTCAGGAGAGTCTTCAGAAGAGGAGGGGAATAAGAAGAAACAGAGGAAATTCGATTTGAAGGCCAAGAAGAGGGAATTGAAGGAACTGAAGGAGCTAATAAAGCGGAAGAAGAGAGAAAGGAAAACTGAGAAACAGCTCAAGCAGGATTTCACATTGAAGAAGAATACAACTATGGTCCTGATGATGTGGGATGAGACCATCAATCAAAATGTCGCGATCGGCGAGAAGATTATGAATTTgccaatttacaaaaatatcacGGATGATTTGGAAAAGAATCTCCGACCGGAATTCCCGGATGTGAAGGTGTACATTTTTGGTAGTCGAAAGACTGGCCTTGGAACCTACACAGGGGACCTGGATCTCTTTATTGACGTCAAGAATTACTACAATTTCCCACTGAAGGACAAGGAGGAGAGCGTGAGGATCATTGATAAAGTACGTGCGGTGCTGTCGAAGCCAAATGTGCCGTGGGGGAAGTTTGTCTCAATCACCCATGCCAGGACACCGATACTAAAGTGCTTCAACAGGGAGTACAAGATCTCCTGCGATCTCTCTTTCTGCAATGGGCTCTCGCACATCAATACCGCTCTCATTCGGTACCTGTTGACTCTCCAGCCGGATTGCCATCGAGTTGCGTGCTTCATCAAGGCCTGGTACAAATCCATTTTCTTTTCGAGACAGGAAGCCAACAAGGTGAGCAGCTACATGATCACCCTTCTTGTTATCTTCTACATGCAAACCATCAAGCTATTGCCACCGATTTATCAACTTCACAACACAACGGGGAAGCCCCTGATGATTGGAG ATTGGCAGGGAGACTTTGCAAAGCCCTCTCTAGCAGAACTCAATATTGGAGTATCCAACAATCCCAAGAAGATACTTGTTGGATTCTTTCAGTACTACAGCTCCTTTGACTACAAGACCTACGTCATTTGCCCCCTTCTCGGTTATCCCATCGAGAGGCAGCTCTTTGACACTCCGGAACTACTCCCGGACGAAATGATTCGCTACAAGGAATTCGTGCAGAAGCTCACACCGTGCCCAGAGAATTCAAAGGAACTTCTGGCAACAGATACAACCATATGCGTCCAAGATCCTCTGGAACTCTGCCATAATGTCGCAAAGGGAGTTCATTTGCCACTCTTTgttaaattcacaaaactcTGCAAGAAATCCGGGGATTatcttatgaatttttaa
- the LOC129785962 gene encoding myb-binding protein 1A translates to MHVEKNSEEASPKKLQQTISPAVSNSLRQLVHTNENVRVQNAVNLVQQLLRKSTNNQDTRESDYVLRRLVRGTGGSNNASKCGFYTALVGVLGALKNNLSLDEIFDVLDKELKVSKKATTKENADAYVGHVLVVTALQKCGMLAGKKKNQVVKALEYVVAASQQKAYHYKLSYSCLLGFLASQTEEEFKKTLLPFMRDNLKTSWEEQSVYSLHFLMEAQTRFPALIDEAFLEDFLGTKHILENGNFEKIYELFWAEKPETEIMQPAYDTLGKFAAKSKNFIKFWTFIVGKTTEHPNRAKEVITMKLATDALNSDNLTKGLVKMFSEKFLEMIFRSLRQQTKDEVLKAVYLEFFDSLFEALKKQEDKQMPVLRKLLCHPGTLLIDKYHFSNKILYKTIGVMKEEILKEFANFLRNILIDQEAKNPAESGEKWLNTEKVVAVQIFQRIITTRLLAHETEWKLNQAKFLLNISIFFSNDGECVEKKSDLCVVPIELANHTMNLFYHGLEGSFSTMENGKVILSGLVEHCNAILGRKNAQKYLRREFSEKSLKIWADMYKTVKDLSEAGEKFLVFEVLMLSMGLQLFRDADVAQESLKELQSCVVRAKEKKTQLRSKDDSEPEWIEVLIDLILHLLSQGSSILRNIIKKVFPSLCPQLNLSAIYQILSLLDMKDGQNPLKYENEADSEESGDEKDVKMNGNQEDSDEESNSEEEDDDDDEDVEDDEGTVTDKLRSAVSSALGFNGTESDQESVNLDDMSEEEGKRLDEALSAAFKIAHENKPRRKTKKDHREDTTLVHFRNRLIDLLVIYLKHNPELNVTLEIMIALYDMLPYCVDEESKPLLGKIQEALMILVNVRTFRNDGPQAVSTENLSNALAQLFRKNENPQSMEVRNNFVVKGVKFIISSCSKLSLPSDSIETTIGDFLTEFINTRNPTLNFTFFSSIFNISWLGLWTLCDKIRENGIATTTRSFRRIQSFDLLTILYKNHRLIKEDVEKASKALGQIEKALGSFLQSIPQTTISLNEFKSLNLLLWEVQRCHKQIPELKAKMNWKEALEKVQEARLGIQLDATAMNSYTKLCSALGGSAVKNSEIQKPQKETNGVAEDAEMNETQEAVNGAPAGRGKKRKMQQQNQLKVKKNKKHSRLEAAADGLGDGINFAKNVDYSDED, encoded by the exons atgcacGTGGAAAAAAATAGTGAGGAGGCATCGCCGAAAAAACTCCAGCAAACCATCAGCCCAGCGGTATCAAACTCCCTGCGCCAGCTGGTCCACACCAATGAGAACGTCCGGGTGCAGAATGCTGTGAATTTGGTGCAGCAACTTCTCCGGAAATCCACTAACAATCAG GACACCCGGGAGAGTGATTACGTTCTCCGGCGACTCGTACGTGGCACTGGGGGTTCCAATAATGCATCAAAGTGTGGATTTTACACCGCATTGGTGGGAGTTTTGGGTGCTCTCAAGAACAATCTTTCTCTTGATGAGATTTTCGATGTTCTGGACAAGGAACTCAAAGTTTCCAAGAAAGCCACAACGAAGGAGAACGCCGATGCATACGTTGGGCATGTCCTTGTTGTGACTGCCCTGCAGAAATGTGGAATGTTGGctgggaagaagaagaatcaggTGGTGAAGGCACTGGAGTATGTCGTGGCAGCGTCACAGCAGAAAGCCTATCACTACAAACTCTCCTACAGCTGCCTCCTTGGATTCTTGGCAAGTCAAACAGAGGAGGAATTCAAGAAGACTCTTCTGCCATTTATGAGGGATAATTTGAAGACGTCTTGGGAGGAACAATCAGTGTACTCCCTGCACTTCCTCATGGAAGCACAAACACGTTTCCCAGCACTAATTGATGAGGCGTTCTTGGAGGATTTTCTGGGCACTAAACACATCCTGGAGAATgggaattttgagaaaatttatgaacttTTCTGGGCTGAAAAGCCCGAAACGGAAATCATGCAGCCTGCCTACGATACTCTCGGGAAGTTTGCTGCAAAGtccaaaaatttcataaagttCTGGACATTTATTGTGGGAAAGACAACAGAACATCCCAACAGAGCTAAGGAAGTGATCACGATGAAATTGGCAACAGATGCTCTGAATAGCGACAATTTGACCAAAGGATTGGTCAAGATGTTCTCTGAGAAATTCCTGGAGATGATCTTCCGTTCCCTGCGACAGCAAACTAAGGATGAGGTGCTTAAAGCTGTTTATCTTGAATTCTTCGATTCCCTCTTTGAGGCACTCAAAAAGCAGGAAGACAAGCAAATGCCAGTTCTGCGGAAACTACTCTGCCATCCGGGAACACTTTTGATAGACAAATACCACTTctccaataaaattctctacaaAACAATCGGCGTGATGAAGGAGGagattttgaaagaattcGCAAACTTCCTCAGAAACATCCTAATTGATCAGGAAGCAAAGAATCCAGCTGAATCCGGGGAAAAATGGCTCAATACGGAGAAGGTGGTTGCTGTGCAAATCTTCCAGAGGATCATTACAACAAGATTGCTGGCGCATGAGACAGAGTGGAAGCTGAATCAAGCCAAATTCCTCCtgaacatttcaattttcttctcaaatgaCGGGGAATGTGTGGAAAAGAAGTCGGACTTGTGTGTAGTTCCCATTGAGCTTGCAAATCACACAATGAACCTCTTCTACCACGGACTAGAAGGTTCCTTTTCAACCatggaaaatgggaaagtCATCCTGAGTGGTCTAGTTGAGCACTGCAATGCAATTCTGGGCAGGAAGAACGCGCAGAAATACCTCCGGAGGGAATTTAGTGAGAAAAGTCTCAAGATTTGGGCGGATATGTATAAAACTGTAAAGGATTTGTCTGAGGCTggtgagaaattcctcgtATTTGAGGTGCTGATGCTCTCAATGGGTCTTCAGCTGTTTCGTGATGCTGACGTGGCGCAGGAATCCCTGAAGGAGCTTCAAAGTTGCGTTGTCAGGGCCAAGGAGAAGAAGACTCAACTCAGGAGCAAAGATGATTCTGAACCCGAATGGATTGAGGTGTTGATAGATCTGATCTTGCACCTCCTGTCGCAGGGATCTAGTATTTTGAGGAATATCATCAAAAAGGTCTTCCCCTCGCTGTGCCCTCAACTAAATCTCTCAGCAATCTATCAAATTCTCTCACTGCTGGACATGAAGGATGGTCAGAATCCCCTAAAGTATGAAAATGAGGCAGATTCCGAGGAGTCTGGAGATGAGAAAGATGtcaaaatgaatggaaatcaGGAAGATTCCGATGAAGAGAGCAACAGCGAAGAAGAAGATGACGATGACGATGAAGATGTGGAGGATGACGAGGGAACTGTAACGGATAAGCTGCGATCTGCGGTTTCCTCAGCTCTCGGATTTAATGGCACTGAATCAGATCAGGAATCAGTAAACTTGGACGATATGTCAGAGGAGGAGGGAAAGAGATTGGATGAAGCTCTCTCGGCTGCCTTTAAGATTGCCCACGAGAATAAACCACGGCGGAAAACTAAGAAAGATCACAGAGAGGATACAACACTCGTTCACTTCCGGAATCGCCTCATTGACCTTCTCGTGATCTACCTGAAGCACAACCCAGAATTGAATGTTACGCTGGAGATAATGATTGCTCTGTACGATATGCTTCCTTACTGCGTCGATGAGGAATCAAAGCCACTTCTCGGGAAGATTCAGGAAGCTTTGATGATTCTCGTGAATGTCAGGACCTTCCGCAATGACGGACCACAGGCTGTTAGTACAGAAAATCTCTCCAATGCACTTGCACAGCTCTTCCGGAAGAATGAGAATCCCCAATCAATGGAAGTTAGGAATAATTTTGTAGTCAAGGGAGTAAAGTTCATCATTAGTAGTTGCAGTAAACTCTCCCTGCCGTCCGACTCAATTGAGACCACAATCGGGGATTTCCTGACAGAGTTTATCAACACACGCAATCCTACGCTCAACTTCACCTTCTTCTCCAGCATCTTCAACATCTCCTGGCTTGGATTGTGGACACTGTGCGATAAGATTAGAGAAAATGGCATTGCAACTACCACACGATCCTTCCGGAGGATTCAATCATTTGATCTGCTGACCATCCTCTACAAAAATCACCGCCTAATCAAGGAGGACGTTGAGAAAGCATCCAAAGCTCTCGGGCAGATTGAGAAGGCTCTAGGAAGCTTCCTGCAGAGCATTCCCCAGACCACAATCTCCCTCAATGAATTCAAGAGCTTAAATCTCCTCCTGTGGGAGGTTCAACGATGCCATAAACAAATTCCCGAACTCAAAGCCAAGATGAACTGGAAGGAAGCCCTGGAGAAGGTGCAAGAAGCCCGTTTGGGCATACAGTTGGACGCTACTGCAATGAACAGCTACACGAAGCTCTGTAGCGCTCTGGGAGGGAGCGCCGTTAAGAATTCCGAGATTCAGAAGCCACAGAAGGAAACAAACGGCGTAGCTGAAGATGCAGAAATGAATGAGACCCAGGAGGCAGTTAATGGAGCTCCTGCGGGACGTGGGAAGAAGCGAAAAATGCAGCAGCAGAATCAATTGAAGGTGAAGAAGAACAAGAAACATTCAAGACTTGAAGCAGCAGCCGATGGATTAGGAGatggaattaattttgcaaagaatgtTGATTATTCAGatgaagattaa
- the LOC129786883 gene encoding keratin, type II cytoskeletal 2 epidermal-like, with amino-acid sequence MKWILVLIYCVVNSFPSRADGQVQLTVDVAGEAKTSVNIRPDCPQGVSLNEIFQRKKRAAPPIRPFSVETGPGSAPSASGSMGSSDYSTMVGDQSSFQPAPAPGPASARQPGGGMGSMGSGGSGGMGGSGFGGSGMGGGGMGGMRGGGMGGPPFGGPNGGRGSRNDRYRGEGRRCRGPNSNGPGCRRQRGDFGRRGHRRPNYDDYGGGGYDRGRPGSRGPRNQMNQRMGNPRGASGSTTASSDDYSY; translated from the exons ATGAAGTGGATACTTGTTCTGATCTATTGTGTGGTGAATTCATTCCCTTCCCGGGCTGATGGGCAGGTTCAGTTGACTGTGGATGTTGCTGGTGAAGCTAAAACCTCCGTGAACATACGACCAGATTGTCCACAAGGTGTGTcgttaaatgaaatttttcagcGGAAGAAGAGAGCTGCACCTCCCATTCGACCATTTAGTGTTG aAACGGGTCCTGGAAGTGCTCCAAGCGCATCTGGTTCCATGGGCAGTAGCGATTATTCTACAATGGTAGGTGATCAATCAAGCTTCCAACCAGCTCCTGCTCCGGGACCTGCTTCTGCACGACAACCCGGTGGAGGAATGGGTAGCATGGGAAGTGGCGGTTCAGGAGGCATGGGAGGTAGTGGATTTGGAGGTAGTGGAATGGGAGGTGGTGGAATGGGAGGCATGAGAGGTGGTGGAATGGGTGGCCCACCATTTGGAGGACCAAACGGTGGCAGAGGATCACGCAATGATCGCTACCGTGGTGAGGGCAGAAGATGTCGAGGACCTAATTCCAATGGCCCAGGCTGTAGGAGACAACGAGGTGATTTTGGACGCAGAGGCCATCGTAGGCCAAACTACGATGACTATGGTGGCGGTGGCTATGATCGGGGAAGGCCAGGATCGAGGGGACCACGAAACCAAATGAATCAACGAATGGGGAATCCTCGTGGAGCTTCAGGAAGCACCACTGCATCAAGTGATGACTACagctattaa
- the LOC129786027 gene encoding larval cuticle protein LCP-17, giving the protein MKILIVMFIAVGVCTADVSHIISQDPYAVPLEYHTTTTTTPPPPPHPYVFAYTAGRFPGHVDRTHSEVSDGSGTVRGAFSYVDPRLQVRTVEYVADQYGFHPILSHEPQGPVETEAVQKAAQRHFSLYNRIAEAHAHHDPNLQVVAVPRDSAAVAHAKEKHLSLYEKIAAEHARIGAEQEAQRLAFEATSVPNDIEEYHKLH; this is encoded by the exons aTGAAGATTCTCATTGTG ATGTTTATCGCTGTTGGCGTGTGCACTGCAGACGTTTCGCACATCATCTCCCAGGATCCGTATGCTGTTCCACTAGAGTACCACACAACAACAACTACCACGCCACCACCTCCTCCACATCCCTACGTGTTTGCTTACACAGCCGGAAGATTTCCTGGCCACGTCGATCGCACGCACAGCGAAGTCTCCGATGGAAGTGGAACCGTTCGCGGAGCTTTCTCCTACGTCGATCCTAGACTGCAAGTTCGCACCGTAGAGTACGTGGCTGATCAGTATGGATTCCATCCAATCCTGAGCCATGAACCTCAGGGACCCGTGGAGACGGAGGCCGTGCAGAAGGCTGCCCAGAGACATTTTTCACTCTACAACCGAATTGCAGAGGCGCACGCTCATCATGATCCAAAT CTCCAGGTTGTTGCCGTGCCCAGGGATAGTGCTGCTGTGGCTCATGCCAAGGAGAAGCATTTGTCTCTGTATGAAAAAATTGCAGCTGAACATGCCCGGATTGGAGCTGAACAGGAAGCCCAGAGACTCGCCTTTGAAGCCACTTCTGTGCCAAATGACATCGAGGAGTACCACAAACTGCATTAA
- the LOC129785977 gene encoding protein phosphatase methylesterase 1 produces the protein MSNLQKSIMKSRLPPIPSASKISKLDGSSRRGFQKDYSPKQWNEYFKERQIVPVEDNKFCVYKSAEPQEKGPLIILLHGGGFSALTWALFSQEITSMIFCQCLAVDLRGHGDTETTDDWDLSATTLATDVAKVISALYPEGNPQIILVGHSMGGAIATHLVHLNLVSNLIGLTVIDVVEGTAMDALASMQSFLRSRPSHFKSIPQAIEWSVRSGQIRNLESAKVSMPGQIIDTETKKLSTNELPLPETSEPAPAVSTFANPLSIPEDAEADTPESSASVFKAPEVANAKKYTWRIDLSKSEKFWAGWFEGLSQKFLDLPVAKLLLLASIDGLDRTLTVGQMQGKFQMQVLARCGHAVHEDRPCEVAEVIASYMIRNEFATACGEFVRHMPAC, from the exons ATGTCCAATCTGCAGAAATCAATCATGAAGTCACGTCTTCCGCCAATACCATCGGCCTCAAAGATATCCAAATT GGATGGAAGTTCCAGGCGGGGATTTCAGAAGGATTACAGCCCTAAGCAGTGGAATGAGTACTTCAAGGAGCGACAAATAGTTCCGGTAGAGGACAACAAGTTCTGTGTGTACAAATCAGCTGAGCCGCAAGAGAAAGGTCCCCTGATTATTCTTCTCCACGGCGGAGGATTTTCAGCTCTCACCTGGGCACTCTTCTCCCAGGAAATCACATCCATGATCTTCTGTCAGTGTCTTGCAGTAGATCTCCGTGGGCATGGAGATACCGAGACAACAGATGATTGGGATCTATCAGCAACAACACTCGCAACAGATGTTGCCAAAGTAATATCAGCCCTGTATCCCGAAGGGAATCCCCAAATTATCCTGGTAGGACACTCAATGGGGGGTGCCATAGCCACGCATCTTGTGCACCTGAATCTCGTGTCAAATCTCATTGGACTTACTGTTATTGATGTGGTGGAGGGAACAGCAATGGATGCACTTGCAAGTATGCAGAGCTTCTTGAGGTCACGACCCAGTCATTTTAAGAGCATCCCACAGGCTATTGAATGGAG CGTCCGAAGTGGTCAGATAAGGAATCTGGAATCTGCCAAAGTTTCCATGCCGGGGCAGATTATCGATACAGAAACGAAGAAACTCTCAACAAATGAACTGCCTTTGCCTGAGACAAGTGAACCAGCACCTGCGGTGAGTACTTTTGCAAATCCTCTCTCAATCCCCGAAGATGCTGAAGCAGATACCCCAGAGAGTAGTGCTTCCGTCTTCAAGGCACCCGAAGTGGCAAATGCCAAGAAGTACACCTGGAGAATAGACTTGTCAAAGTCAGAGAAATTCTGGGCTGGATGGTTTGAAGGGCTTAGCCAGAAATTCCTTGATTTGCCCGTGGCTAAGCTCCTCCTTCTAGCCAGTATTGATGGACTAGACAGGACACTCACAGTGGGTCAGATGCAGGGCAAATTTCAAATGCAAGTGCTGGCACGGTGTGGTCATGCCGTTCACGAGGATCGTCCCTGTGAAGTGGCCGAAGTGATTGCTTCCTATATGATTCGCAATGAATTCGCCACGGCCTGTGGGGAATTTGTACGCCATATGCCGGCCTGCTAA